One stretch of Miscanthus floridulus cultivar M001 chromosome 18, ASM1932011v1, whole genome shotgun sequence DNA includes these proteins:
- the LOC136520776 gene encoding AAA-ATPase At3g50940-like has product MEMVLDWRSLGSLLATVVVFRTALRDFLPPEAQTLLRRFLAWVAAAFRPPHDTILIDEADGPTGGAINDLYDSAQLYLGARCLATAPTVRLHKPRQSPRPVASLPDSHTTHDTFRGVHVKWTSTARTVDRGSGGGGYGHPYNMFGGRGGGHGDQRRLELQFPRQHRDLIHDHYIPHLIDEATLMRLKSRERRLYTNRATGPGDLDHHRLWTSHAFSHPSTFDTLALDPALREEIRADLLRFAARRDHYARVGRAWKRGYLLHGPPGTGKTSLVAAIANLLEFDVYDLELTTVPTNSHLRRLLVSTTPKSVVVVEDIDCSLDLSDRNKKKKKGGGSNVGADNDEDAAAQLAVMSVSPAAAAAMAVMGRESISLSGVLNFVDGLWSSCVGERLMVFTTNHPERLDRALLRPGRMDKKIELGYCTPPALRVLSKNYLGVGDEGCEDADADPDTVNTLMAEAEGLLAAAEVQITPADIGEVFMGCDGDDAACALRKLVGELRRRRDATAATAVAPGESTEDTTE; this is encoded by the coding sequence ATGGAGATGGTCCTGGACTGGCGCTCGCTGGGCTCGCTGCTGGCGACCGTGGTGGTGTTCCGCACCGCGCTGCGCGACTTCCTGCCGCCGGAGGCCCAGACGCTGCTGCGGCGCTTCCTCGCGTGGGTGGCCGCCGCGTTCCGCCCGCCTCACGACACCATCCTCATCGACGAGGCGGACGGGCCCACGGGCGGAGCCATCAACGACCTCTACGACTCGGCGCAGCTCTACCTGGGCGCGCGCTGCCTCGCCACCGCGCCCACCGTGCGCCTCCACAAGCCGCGCCAGTCGCCGCGCCCCGTCGCGTCGCTCCCGGACTCGCACACCACCCACGACACCTTCCGCGGGGTCCACGTCAAGTGGACCTCCACCGCGCGCACCGTCGACcgcggctccggcggcggcggctacggtCACCCGTACAACATgttcggcggccgcggcggcggccatggcgaccagcGCAGGCTCGAGCTCCAGTTCCCGCGCCAGCACCGGGACCTCATCCACGACCACTACATCCCGCACCTCATCGACGAGGCCACCCTGATGCGGCTCAAGTCGCGGGAGCGCCGGCTCTACACCAACCGCGCCACGGGGCCCGGCGACTTGGACCACCACCGCCTCTGGACGTCGCACGCCTTCTCGCACCCGTCCACGTTCGACACGCTCGCGCTCGACCCGGCGCTGCGCGAGGAGATCCGCGCCGACCTGCTGCGCTTCGCCGCGCGACGGGACCACTACGCGCGCGTCGGGCGCGCATGGAAGCGCGGGTACCTGCTCCACGGACCGCCCGGCACGGGCAAGACCAGCCTCGTAGCCGCCATCGCCAACCTGCTCGAGTTCGACGTCTACGACCTGGAGCTCACCACGGTGCCCACCAACTCCCACCTCCGCCGCCTGCTCGTCTCCACCACGCCCAagtccgtcgtcgtcgtcgaggacATCGACTGCTCCCTCGACCTCTCCGACCgcaacaagaagaaaaagaagggcgGTGGGAGCAACGTCGGCGCCGACAACGACGAAGACGCCGCGGCGCAGCTCGCTGTGATGTCGGTGTCTCCGGCTGCCGCCGCAGCCATGGCCGTAATGGGGCGGGAGTCCATAAGCCTCTCCGGGGTGCTCAACTTCGTGGACGGCCTCTGGTCGTCCTGCGTCGGCGAGCGCCTGATGGTGTTCACGACCAACCACCCGGAGCGGCTGGACCGGGCGCTGCTCCGCCCAGGCCGCATGGACAAAAAGATTGAGCTCGGCTACTGCACGCCGCCCGCGCTGCGCGTCCTCTCCAAGAACTACCTCGGCGTCGGCGACGAGGGCTGCGAGGACGCCGACGCGGACCCCGACACCGTGAACACCCTCATGGCCGAGGCCGAGGGCCTGCTCGCCGCCGCCGAGGTACAAATCACGCCCGCCGACATCGGCGAGGTGTTCATGGGCTGCGACGGCGATGACGCCGCCTGCGCGCTGAGGAAACTCGTGGGCgaactgcggcggcggcgggatgcTACCGCGGCCACGGCCGTAGCACCGGGCGAATCGACAGAGGACACGACGGAGTGA